One part of the Paenibacillus silvisoli genome encodes these proteins:
- a CDS encoding copper amine oxidase N-terminal domain-containing protein, protein MRKRTSCFSRLLLSLILILVMSPLANASAAQPAVNGAVVVNGITMPMQEKPIVVKGTTMIPFRAIFEALGMSVSWDNKTKQVTGSKQKLVLELGVNNKIGKVNGKLYPLAQAPFLSGTGTLYINLRFISEAAGATVSWDHAHKIAQITSDSLPSGFTSREIVQFDLLRPDWTKEQMEEIGLRKEVNELGGETRYANDIVTYTYFDFNHDATPGVVDIHGDYAGPRGIRVGDTFEQVMSLFPQLQDWRSSKEGLFYGQVDPYKGFPIGLTGSVYTYEDGAKDVSLATESIYPAR, encoded by the coding sequence ATGAGGAAGAGAACTAGCTGTTTTTCACGATTGCTTCTGTCTCTGATTCTGATCCTTGTCATGTCCCCTTTAGCAAATGCAAGTGCTGCACAGCCTGCTGTAAACGGAGCTGTCGTTGTAAATGGAATAACAATGCCTATGCAAGAGAAACCCATCGTCGTCAAAGGGACTACCATGATTCCGTTTCGGGCTATTTTCGAAGCGCTGGGAATGAGCGTGAGCTGGGATAACAAGACCAAACAAGTGACCGGAAGTAAGCAGAAGCTAGTGCTTGAGCTGGGAGTAAACAATAAAATCGGGAAGGTGAATGGCAAGCTATATCCGCTGGCACAAGCGCCATTTCTCAGCGGTACGGGAACTTTATATATAAATTTGCGATTTATTAGTGAAGCTGCCGGAGCAACGGTTAGCTGGGATCATGCTCATAAAATCGCGCAAATTACTTCGGACAGCCTGCCAAGCGGGTTCACCAGCCGGGAAATCGTTCAGTTTGATCTTCTTCGACCGGATTGGACCAAAGAACAGATGGAGGAGATCGGACTTCGCAAAGAGGTCAATGAATTAGGCGGGGAGACCCGGTATGCCAACGATATCGTCACGTATACGTATTTTGATTTTAACCATGATGCGACGCCGGGCGTCGTCGATATCCATGGCGATTACGCCGGTCCAAGAGGCATTCGCGTAGGCGATACGTTCGAACAGGTCATGTCGTTATTTCCCCAGCTTCAAGATTGGCGGAGCAGCAAAGAAGGACTATTTTATGGCCAGGTCGACCCCTATAAAGGCTTTCCAATTGGACTAACCGGCTCCGTGTACACCTATGAGGATGGAGCGAAAGATGTCTCGCTTGCCACCGAATCGATTTATCCGGCGAGATAA